In Halorientalis sp. LT38, a genomic segment contains:
- a CDS encoding PQQ-binding-like beta-propeller repeat protein — translation MPHRPPLSRRALLSGLGALGIGAGALVAAGDDDFDGSDWPMYRHDAAGTAHAPDASVPREQPTELWTHEFESLGFTTPAPILHDGRVFVARQSLTAFDVESGDRVFRIGSENNATEFLSTPAVASARAYVTPSLVAASEDGLRAVGIDGGPDLPVVDGGALSQRWSTGQQPDESILTSMGFGGGWQSPPVAAAERVFTVDDGIVAVEASSGSIQWRTTFDALAARPAVVDGRLFTVAYDGSLSEYAVADGTQRWTAPTPAVRQERQPTVANGSVYLAHETGVTAFDPDGGDERWTRGQPVGEYGRYVTPPSVTSDAVYAVGSGLLDDETDGLIALDAATGDRLWDASLSGISEDEDGPAVAGDVVLQPDNHSLRAFDAATGDPLWQIQRDAQVSQPAVGDGRFYLTDGRSITAYGGT, via the coding sequence GTGCCACACCGCCCTCCACTCTCCAGACGCGCCCTGCTGTCGGGACTCGGTGCCCTCGGGATCGGTGCCGGGGCGCTCGTCGCCGCCGGTGACGACGATTTCGATGGTTCCGACTGGCCGATGTACCGCCACGACGCCGCGGGGACCGCCCACGCCCCCGACGCGAGCGTGCCGCGGGAGCAACCAACCGAGCTGTGGACGCACGAGTTCGAGAGTCTGGGCTTCACGACGCCCGCGCCGATCCTGCACGACGGTCGGGTGTTCGTGGCCCGGCAGTCGCTCACCGCGTTCGACGTCGAGTCCGGCGACCGCGTGTTTCGAATCGGGTCTGAAAACAACGCCACCGAATTCCTGTCCACCCCGGCAGTCGCCTCCGCCCGGGCGTACGTGACGCCGAGTCTCGTCGCCGCATCGGAGGACGGGCTCCGGGCAGTCGGAATCGATGGGGGTCCAGACTTGCCGGTGGTCGATGGTGGCGCGCTGTCACAACGCTGGTCGACGGGGCAACAGCCGGACGAGTCGATCCTCACGTCGATGGGTTTCGGCGGCGGCTGGCAGTCACCGCCCGTCGCGGCGGCTGAACGCGTGTTCACGGTCGACGACGGCATCGTTGCCGTCGAGGCCAGTTCCGGATCGATACAGTGGCGGACGACGTTCGACGCACTCGCCGCTCGCCCCGCTGTCGTCGATGGTCGTCTGTTTACCGTCGCCTACGACGGGAGTCTCTCGGAATACGCGGTCGCCGATGGAACCCAGCGGTGGACCGCGCCGACGCCCGCGGTCCGGCAGGAACGACAGCCGACCGTCGCGAACGGGTCGGTGTATCTCGCTCATGAGACGGGGGTGACGGCCTTCGATCCTGACGGCGGTGACGAACGCTGGACGAGGGGCCAGCCGGTGGGCGAGTACGGCCGATACGTGACACCACCGTCTGTGACGTCCGATGCCGTCTACGCCGTGGGGTCCGGACTGCTCGACGACGAAACTGACGGGCTCATCGCGCTCGATGCTGCTACCGGCGACCGTCTGTGGGACGCCTCGCTCTCGGGCATCAGCGAGGACGAAGACGGGCCGGCCGTCGCTGGCGACGTCGTCTTGCAACCCGACAACCACAGTCTCCGCGCGTTCGACGCCGCGACGGGGGACCCGCTCTGGCAGATCCAACGGGACGCGCAGGTCTCCCAGCCGGCTGTCGGTGACGGTCGGTTCTACCTCACTGACGGGCGCTCTATCACCGCTTACGGAGGTACCTGA
- a CDS encoding DUF7549 family protein has protein sequence MVWVKSAYAEELAVLAAWLSALLPWSISVSLGEIQGGSLIEFHFPFLLIRVLFGIEVPGPNPLVMFPWEAIGFYSEAPGPLPFAAWTVGAAVIGLAVLLSLGMYAFEDRFETSRLDPVRVMGGLLLVAALFHTAASALLQFGGLPIEGVATDSFPGLLVPVGVVFQFAFAYTLLRVDRVDDPPEGASGAPPAETGDPTTPTAADGADAVGDDSPASGE, from the coding sequence ATGGTCTGGGTCAAGTCGGCGTACGCAGAGGAACTCGCCGTCCTCGCCGCGTGGCTGAGCGCGCTCCTCCCCTGGTCGATCTCCGTCTCGCTCGGGGAGATCCAGGGCGGATCGCTGATCGAATTTCACTTCCCCTTCCTGCTGATCCGCGTGCTGTTCGGGATCGAAGTGCCGGGCCCGAACCCGCTCGTCATGTTCCCGTGGGAGGCCATCGGCTTCTACAGCGAGGCCCCGGGTCCCCTCCCCTTCGCCGCCTGGACGGTCGGTGCGGCCGTGATCGGCCTCGCCGTCCTGTTGAGTCTGGGAATGTACGCGTTCGAGGACCGATTCGAGACGTCGCGGCTCGACCCGGTCCGGGTCATGGGCGGTCTCCTGCTGGTCGCCGCCCTCTTCCACACCGCCGCGAGCGCCCTGCTGCAGTTCGGTGGGCTGCCCATCGAGGGCGTGGCGACCGACAGTTTCCCGGGCCTCCTGGTACCCGTCGGCGTCGTCTTCCAGTTCGCCTTCGCGTACACCCTGCTCCGGGTGGACCGCGTCGACGACCCACCCGAGGGAGCGAGTGGCGCCCCGCCCGCGGAAACAGGTGACCCGACGACCCCGACCGCTGCGGACGGGGCGGACGCGGTTGGAGACGACTCGCCAGCGAGCGGCGAGTGA
- a CDS encoding NAD-dependent epimerase/dehydratase family protein, whose protein sequence is METQRVLVTGGAGFIGSNLANHLAADNEVIALDDCYLGTPENLDEGVEFVDASVLEDDLPVDVDVVFHLAALSSLNMHEEDPQKGARVNVEGFVNTVEQAREAGCETVVYATTSSIYGSRTEPSPEDMPVAVNTGYEASKLARERYGEYFANYHDMNVAGLRFFSVYQGYGGAEEHKGEYANVIAQFADDIASGEAPVLYGDGEQTRDFTHVDDIVRGIEATADNELTGVYNLGTGDAYSFNTVVEMLNDELGTDVDPEYVENPIPEDVYVHDTCADISKMRAATGWEPEIDFEEGIERVCAQYQ, encoded by the coding sequence ATGGAGACGCAACGCGTACTGGTGACGGGGGGCGCCGGGTTCATCGGGTCGAACCTGGCCAACCACCTCGCCGCCGACAACGAGGTTATCGCCCTCGACGACTGTTACCTCGGGACGCCCGAAAACCTCGACGAAGGGGTCGAGTTCGTCGACGCGAGCGTCCTCGAGGACGACCTGCCGGTGGACGTGGACGTCGTCTTCCACCTGGCCGCCCTCTCCTCGCTGAACATGCACGAGGAAGACCCCCAGAAGGGCGCCCGCGTCAACGTCGAGGGGTTCGTCAACACCGTCGAGCAGGCCCGGGAGGCCGGCTGCGAGACGGTCGTCTACGCGACGACCTCGTCGATCTACGGCAGCCGGACCGAGCCCTCGCCCGAGGACATGCCCGTGGCCGTCAACACCGGCTACGAGGCCTCGAAGCTCGCCCGCGAGCGCTACGGCGAGTACTTCGCCAACTACCACGACATGAACGTCGCCGGCCTGCGCTTCTTCTCGGTCTATCAGGGCTACGGCGGCGCGGAAGAGCACAAGGGCGAGTACGCCAACGTCATCGCCCAGTTCGCCGACGACATCGCCAGCGGCGAGGCGCCCGTCCTCTACGGCGACGGTGAGCAGACCCGCGACTTCACGCACGTCGATGACATCGTCCGCGGCATCGAGGCGACCGCCGATAACGAGTTGACCGGTGTCTACAACCTCGGCACGGGCGACGCCTACAGCTTCAACACCGTCGTCGAGATGCTCAACGACGAACTCGGGACCGACGTCGACCCCGAGTACGTCGAGAACCCCATTCCCGAGGACGTCTACGTCCACGACACCTGCGCGGACATCTCGAAGATGCGGGCCGCGACCGGCTGGGAGCCCGAGATCGACTTCGAGGAGGGCATCGAGCGGGTCTGCGCCCAGTACCAGTAG
- a CDS encoding NAD(P)/FAD-dependent oxidoreductase, translating into MTDDVVVLGSGYAGAGAIKSLESEVGSDADITWISDVDYHLVLHESHRCIRDPSIQEKITIPVEDIKSPSTRFLQHEVADVDTDDRTVELDDGSEVDYDYLLVGIGSRTAFFGIDGLQEHAHTLKSLDDALGIHDDLKEAAREASQSDPAQVVVGGAGLSGIQSAGEIAEFRDDHRAPIDIHLVEGLDEIFPGNDPEVQGALRKRLEALDVNIMTGEFIGEVDEETVYIGDEAELDYDVLLWTGGITGRDAVRDVDIEKDERNHRINTEMNFQTEDDRVFAIGDCALIDQPGENPAPPTAEAAWEAADHVGENIARAMRGQPLEDWTFKSKGTAISVGEDAVAHDVQFVPMETFGGFLARNLKKAIAARWIASITGPGRAAKAWPDM; encoded by the coding sequence ATGACCGACGACGTCGTCGTGCTCGGCTCCGGTTACGCCGGGGCAGGCGCGATCAAGAGTCTCGAATCGGAAGTCGGATCGGACGCGGACATCACCTGGATCTCGGACGTCGACTACCACCTCGTTCTCCACGAGTCCCACCGCTGTATCCGCGACCCCAGTATTCAGGAGAAGATCACGATCCCCGTCGAAGACATCAAGTCCCCGAGCACGCGCTTCCTCCAGCACGAAGTCGCGGACGTCGACACCGACGACCGGACCGTCGAACTCGACGACGGCTCCGAGGTCGACTACGACTACCTCCTCGTCGGGATCGGCTCCCGAACCGCCTTCTTCGGCATCGACGGCCTCCAGGAACACGCCCACACGCTGAAGAGCCTCGACGACGCGCTCGGCATCCACGACGACCTCAAGGAGGCCGCCCGCGAGGCCTCCCAGTCCGACCCCGCACAGGTCGTCGTCGGCGGCGCGGGTCTCTCGGGCATCCAGAGCGCCGGCGAGATCGCCGAGTTCCGCGACGATCACCGCGCCCCCATCGACATCCACCTCGTGGAGGGCCTCGACGAGATCTTCCCGGGCAACGATCCCGAGGTGCAGGGCGCCCTGCGCAAGCGCCTGGAAGCGCTCGACGTGAACATCATGACCGGCGAGTTCATCGGCGAGGTCGACGAGGAGACGGTCTACATCGGCGACGAGGCGGAACTCGACTACGACGTCCTGCTGTGGACGGGCGGGATCACCGGCCGCGACGCCGTCCGCGACGTGGACATCGAGAAGGACGAGCGCAACCACCGGATCAACACGGAGATGAACTTCCAGACGGAGGACGACCGCGTCTTCGCCATCGGCGACTGCGCCCTCATCGACCAGCCCGGCGAGAACCCCGCGCCGCCGACCGCGGAAGCGGCCTGGGAGGCGGCCGACCACGTCGGCGAGAACATCGCCCGCGCGATGCGCGGCCAGCCCCTCGAGGACTGGACGTTCAAGAGCAAGGGCACCGCCATCTCCGTCGGGGAGGACGCCGTCGCCCACGACGTGCAGTTCGTCCCGATGGAGACCTTCGGCGGGTTCCTCGCCCGGAACCTGAAGAAGGCCATCGCCGCCCGCTGGATCGCCTCCATCACCGGCCCCGGCCGCGCCGCGAAGGCGTGGCCCGACATGTAA
- the rocF gene encoding arginase, with protein sequence MERDVRIIGVPMDLGADRRGVDMGPSAIRYAGLADAVEALGTNCTDAGDVQVPRPEEMDPDAGAPADGDAKFLAETEAVCTKLAHEIGETVAAGEFPLILGGDHSIAIGTANGISHSRETGIVWFDAHGDFNTPATTPSGNVHGMSLAALLGKGEFADSGWALAPNVPEENVALVGLRSVDEGERENIRESDVTAYTMTDIDDRGVTDVVEEALQIASDGTDGVHVSLDLDWLDPTEAPGVGTPERGGVSYREAHASMELVAECLADSDRLTSLELVEVNPILDQHNQTAELAVELAASALGKVIL encoded by the coding sequence ATGGAGCGAGACGTGCGGATCATCGGCGTGCCGATGGACCTCGGGGCCGACCGGCGCGGCGTCGACATGGGTCCCTCGGCCATCCGTTACGCCGGGCTGGCAGACGCCGTCGAAGCCCTGGGCACGAACTGCACCGACGCCGGCGACGTACAGGTGCCCCGGCCAGAAGAGATGGACCCCGATGCGGGCGCCCCTGCTGACGGCGACGCGAAGTTCCTCGCCGAGACCGAGGCCGTCTGCACGAAACTCGCCCACGAGATCGGCGAGACCGTCGCCGCCGGCGAATTCCCCCTGATTCTGGGCGGTGACCACTCCATCGCCATCGGCACCGCAAACGGGATCTCCCACTCGCGGGAGACCGGCATCGTCTGGTTCGACGCCCACGGCGACTTCAACACCCCGGCGACCACGCCCAGCGGGAACGTCCACGGGATGAGCCTCGCCGCCCTCCTCGGGAAGGGCGAGTTCGCCGATTCGGGCTGGGCGCTCGCCCCGAACGTCCCCGAGGAGAACGTCGCGCTCGTCGGCCTCCGAAGCGTCGACGAGGGCGAGCGAGAGAACATCCGCGAGAGCGACGTGACCGCCTACACGATGACCGACATCGACGACCGCGGCGTGACCGACGTCGTCGAGGAGGCCCTCCAGATCGCCTCGGACGGCACCGACGGCGTCCACGTCAGCCTCGATCTGGACTGGCTCGATCCCACGGAGGCCCCCGGCGTCGGGACCCCCGAACGCGGCGGGGTCTCCTACCGGGAGGCCCACGCGTCGATGGAACTCGTGGCCGAGTGCCTCGCCGACAGCGACCGGCTGACGAGTCTCGAACTCGTCGAGGTCAACCCGATCCTCGACCAGCACAACCAGACCGCGGAGCTGGCCGTCGAACTCGCCGCGAGCGCGCTCGGGAAGGTCATCCTCTAA
- a CDS encoding DUF5793 family protein, whose protein sequence is MRRDYFTLELREAGDDPAEQPTVRIEYDGPSDELETRLTPGTDLDLAFRFQTDVEAPDADGVLAVTERLTGEFVLEVNADADAVLGLVDAARAYDTAESESRGCYALEIDIAGGDTYTTEERTLLVYDGDGSLLRNRSLIPSGVEL, encoded by the coding sequence ATGAGGCGCGATTACTTCACGCTCGAACTGCGCGAGGCCGGGGACGATCCAGCCGAGCAGCCGACGGTCCGAATCGAGTACGACGGCCCGTCGGACGAGCTCGAGACGCGCCTTACACCCGGAACGGACCTCGATCTCGCCTTCCGCTTCCAGACCGACGTCGAGGCGCCAGACGCCGACGGCGTACTCGCGGTCACCGAGCGCCTGACCGGCGAGTTCGTCCTCGAAGTCAACGCCGATGCCGACGCCGTCCTCGGGCTGGTCGACGCCGCGCGAGCCTACGACACGGCCGAGAGCGAGTCGCGCGGCTGCTACGCCCTCGAGATCGATATCGCGGGCGGCGACACCTACACGACCGAGGAACGGACGCTGCTCGTCTACGACGGCGACGGGAGCCTCCTCCGGAACCGCTCTCTGATTCCCTCCGGCGTCGAGCTCTGA
- the cdd gene encoding cytidine deaminase, whose product MEELLERARTALEQAHVPYSEYRVGAALRTADGTVFTGCNIENANYSNSLHAEEVAVGEAVKRGHREFDRLAVSSGERDGVTPCGMCRQTLTEFCDDDLVVVCDEGDAAPEYRLGDLLPNAISAETLGK is encoded by the coding sequence ATGGAGGAGTTACTCGAGCGCGCACGCACCGCCCTGGAGCAGGCGCACGTCCCCTACTCGGAGTACCGGGTGGGGGCGGCGCTCCGGACCGCGGACGGCACGGTCTTCACCGGCTGCAATATCGAGAACGCCAACTACAGCAACAGTCTCCACGCCGAGGAGGTCGCGGTCGGGGAAGCCGTCAAGCGCGGCCACCGCGAGTTCGACAGACTCGCGGTCTCCTCGGGCGAGCGCGACGGCGTGACCCCCTGCGGAATGTGTCGCCAGACCCTCACCGAGTTCTGCGACGACGACCTGGTCGTCGTCTGCGACGAGGGCGACGCCGCACCCGAATACCGGCTGGGCGACCTGCTCCCGAACGCAATCAGCGCCGAGACCCTGGGGAAATGA
- a CDS encoding type II/IV secretion system ATPase subunit yields the protein MAGQHASAGDDVGDSRVEEVRRWLSYTADLLRGTTLPVQNYDPDKHDRLISFDGLADYEELDRYWLNVPFSFVSINYDHDDDKHRYHVVEPRLDELEADLLDRLAEDIREPLLYRDEVADDPELALREELKNRLEGYGVDVGLETYYRLFYYLHRRFHGYGRIDPIMHDPHVEDISCDGPELPIFVYHDDYTDVESNVTFEREELSNFVIQLAQRSGRHVSVSDPVVSATLPDGSRIELALGEEVTPRGSAFTIRKYADEPFTPIDLLEYGTANLDMLAFLWLAIENNRSLLFAGGTAAGKTTSMNAVSMFVPPRSKVLTIEDTRELSLYHDNWLSSVTRERLDDDDITMYDLLRSALRHRPEYIIVGEVRGEEAITLFQAMNTGHTTFSTMHADSVQTVINRLENEPINVPRPMVQSLDVLCVQVLTRTGGERVRRMRTLAEIEGIDQRTGELDYSNTYNWKATEDTFTNSGSDLLEEIRDERGWSQSELLRELRNRKKFLRYLREEGVHDYRRFTAMVNKYYADADEVLDRIEDAGVEVET from the coding sequence ATGGCAGGACAGCACGCGAGCGCGGGCGACGACGTCGGAGACAGTCGGGTCGAAGAGGTCCGCCGCTGGCTCTCCTACACCGCCGACCTGCTCCGGGGAACCACGCTGCCGGTCCAGAACTACGATCCGGACAAACACGACCGGCTCATCTCCTTCGACGGCCTCGCCGACTACGAGGAACTCGACCGCTACTGGCTCAACGTCCCCTTCTCGTTCGTCTCGATCAACTACGACCACGACGACGACAAACACCGCTACCACGTCGTCGAACCCCGCCTCGACGAACTGGAGGCGGACCTGCTCGACCGGCTGGCCGAGGACATCCGCGAACCGCTGCTCTACCGGGACGAGGTGGCCGACGACCCCGAACTGGCGCTGCGCGAGGAGCTGAAGAATCGCCTCGAGGGGTACGGCGTCGACGTCGGTCTCGAGACCTATTACCGGCTGTTCTACTACCTGCACCGCCGCTTTCACGGCTACGGGCGGATCGACCCGATCATGCACGACCCCCACGTCGAGGACATCTCCTGCGACGGCCCCGAACTCCCCATCTTCGTCTACCACGACGACTACACCGACGTCGAATCGAACGTCACCTTCGAGCGCGAGGAGCTCTCGAACTTCGTCATCCAGCTGGCCCAGCGTTCGGGCCGCCACGTCAGCGTCTCCGACCCCGTCGTCTCCGCGACGCTGCCAGACGGCTCCCGGATCGAACTCGCGCTCGGCGAGGAGGTGACGCCGCGGGGGTCGGCCTTCACCATCCGGAAGTACGCCGACGAGCCGTTCACGCCCATCGACCTGCTGGAGTACGGGACGGCGAACCTCGACATGCTCGCCTTCCTCTGGCTGGCCATCGAGAACAACCGGTCGCTGTTGTTCGCGGGCGGGACCGCCGCCGGGAAGACCACCTCGATGAACGCCGTCTCGATGTTCGTCCCGCCGCGCTCGAAGGTGCTGACGATCGAGGACACGCGCGAACTGTCGCTGTATCACGACAACTGGCTCTCGTCGGTGACCCGCGAGCGCCTGGACGACGACGACATCACGATGTACGACCTGCTGCGGTCGGCGCTCCGCCACAGGCCGGAATACATCATCGTCGGCGAGGTCCGGGGCGAGGAAGCGATCACCCTGTTCCAGGCGATGAACACCGGGCACACGACGTTCTCGACGATGCACGCCGACAGCGTCCAGACGGTGATCAACCGGCTCGAGAACGAGCCGATCAACGTCCCGCGTCCGATGGTCCAGTCGCTGGACGTGCTCTGCGTGCAGGTGCTGACCCGGACCGGCGGCGAGCGCGTCCGGCGGATGCGTACCCTCGCCGAGATCGAGGGGATCGACCAGCGGACCGGCGAACTCGACTACTCGAACACCTACAACTGGAAAGCGACCGAGGACACCTTCACCAACAGCGGGAGCGACCTGCTCGAGGAGATCCGCGACGAGCGCGGCTGGAGCCAGTCGGAGTTGCTCCGCGAACTCCGCAACCGCAAGAAGTTCCTCCGGTACCTCCGCGAGGAGGGCGTCCACGACTACCGGCGGTTCACGGCCATGGTGAACAAGTACTACGCGGACGCCGACGAGGTCCTCGACCGGATCGAGGACGCCGGCGTCGAAGTGGAGACCTGA
- a CDS encoding nucleoside phosphorylase encodes MSDDDGGSTDRAASEDPNDGEQYHLEVTAEDVADTVLLPGNPERVPKVTDAWDDAAVVAEHREYRTATGSYEGTPISVTSTGIGSPSAAIAVEELARVGAETLIRVGSCGAIREEAAVGDLVITRGAVRQEGTSDEYVREDYPAVADHAVVAALVAAAERLDYDYHVGLSCSTDSFYAGQGRPGFEDFSARGSDELVEELRAANVLNFEMEASAILTLANLYGLRAGAVCTVYANRVTGEFRTEGERKAAKTASLATHLLAKMDERVAESGAEEWHAGLGLE; translated from the coding sequence ATGAGCGACGACGACGGCGGGTCGACCGACCGCGCGGCCAGCGAGGACCCGAACGACGGCGAGCAGTACCACCTCGAGGTTACCGCCGAGGACGTGGCCGACACCGTGCTCCTCCCGGGCAACCCCGAACGCGTCCCCAAGGTCACCGACGCGTGGGACGACGCCGCGGTCGTCGCCGAGCACCGCGAGTACCGGACTGCGACCGGTTCCTACGAGGGAACTCCGATTTCGGTGACCTCGACCGGCATCGGCAGTCCGTCGGCGGCCATCGCCGTCGAGGAACTCGCCCGGGTCGGCGCGGAGACGCTGATCCGGGTCGGGTCCTGCGGCGCCATCCGCGAGGAGGCGGCCGTAGGGGACCTCGTCATCACACGCGGCGCGGTCCGTCAGGAGGGGACCAGCGACGAGTACGTCCGCGAGGATTACCCGGCGGTCGCCGACCACGCGGTCGTCGCCGCGCTCGTGGCCGCCGCGGAGCGACTGGACTACGACTACCACGTCGGCCTGAGCTGCTCGACCGACTCCTTCTACGCCGGCCAGGGCCGCCCCGGCTTCGAGGACTTTTCGGCCCGCGGGAGCGACGAGCTGGTCGAGGAGTTGCGGGCGGCGAACGTCCTGAACTTCGAGATGGAGGCCAGCGCCATCCTGACGCTGGCGAACCTCTACGGCCTGCGGGCCGGCGCGGTCTGTACGGTCTACGCCAACCGCGTTACCGGCGAGTTCCGGACCGAAGGGGAGCGAAAAGCGGCGAAGACGGCCAGTCTCGCGACGCACCTGCTGGCGAAGATGGACGAGCGGGTCGCCGAGTCGGGCGCCGAGGAGTGGCACGCGGGGCTGGGGCTGGAGTAG
- a CDS encoding phosphomannomutase, whose amino-acid sequence MTLFGTAGIRGPVADAVTPELALAVGRAAAADGTEFVLGRDGRETSDGIATAVQAGLESGGATVRDVGAVPTPALAYASQDRRGVMVTASHNPPADNGLKLFVDGQEYDGDAERRIDERVESGTAPAPWDEWGGASTLDVLDRYRDAVVDYAEGFGASPADLTVAVDCGNGMASVATPQVLRALGADVRALNATVDGHFPGRESKPTPESLADLRAFVADGDADVGIGHDGDADRIVVVDADGDVVHEDTVLAVLAERYVRESEASDPVVVTTPNASARIDERVTAVGGRVERTALGQLHEGLAAVREAGDEETEAAFAAEPWKHLHTGFGDWIDGVVSAAVLTRLLAASGLAGLVEPITERPYRKDDVACPDERKPAVMVTLEERLPEKFPEATVETEYGVRLSFPDASWLLVRPSGTEPYIRLYAESDDVDELMADAIATVEETV is encoded by the coding sequence ATGACACTGTTCGGAACCGCGGGGATCCGCGGCCCCGTCGCCGACGCCGTGACGCCGGAGCTGGCGCTCGCGGTGGGTCGCGCCGCGGCGGCCGACGGCACCGAGTTCGTCCTCGGACGAGACGGCAGGGAGACGAGCGACGGCATCGCCACGGCCGTCCAGGCGGGCCTCGAGAGCGGCGGCGCGACCGTCCGCGACGTCGGCGCCGTCCCGACGCCCGCACTCGCCTACGCCTCGCAGGACCGACGCGGCGTGATGGTCACCGCCAGCCACAACCCGCCCGCCGACAACGGCCTCAAACTGTTCGTCGACGGGCAGGAGTACGACGGTGACGCCGAGCGACGGATCGACGAGCGCGTCGAGTCCGGCACGGCACCGGCGCCGTGGGACGAGTGGGGCGGCGCGTCGACGCTCGACGTCCTGGACCGGTACCGTGACGCCGTGGTGGACTACGCCGAGGGATTCGGCGCGTCGCCGGCGGACCTGACCGTCGCCGTGGACTGCGGTAACGGGATGGCGAGCGTCGCGACGCCGCAGGTGCTCCGGGCGCTCGGCGCGGACGTCCGCGCGCTGAACGCCACCGTCGACGGCCACTTCCCCGGCCGGGAGAGCAAGCCGACGCCGGAGAGCCTGGCCGACCTGCGCGCGTTCGTCGCGGACGGCGACGCCGACGTCGGCATCGGACACGACGGCGACGCAGACCGGATCGTCGTCGTCGACGCCGACGGCGACGTGGTCCACGAGGACACCGTACTCGCCGTCCTCGCCGAACGGTACGTTCGCGAGAGCGAGGCGAGCGACCCGGTCGTCGTCACGACGCCGAACGCCTCCGCGCGCATCGACGAGCGCGTCACAGCGGTCGGTGGCCGCGTCGAGCGAACGGCTCTCGGACAGCTCCACGAGGGACTCGCCGCGGTCCGCGAGGCCGGCGACGAGGAGACCGAGGCGGCCTTCGCGGCCGAGCCGTGGAAACACCTCCACACGGGCTTCGGCGACTGGATCGACGGCGTGGTCAGCGCCGCTGTCCTGACCCGATTGCTCGCGGCGTCGGGACTCGCCGGCCTCGTCGAACCCATCACCGAACGCCCCTACCGGAAGGACGACGTGGCCTGTCCCGACGAGCGAAAGCCCGCCGTCATGGTGACCCTGGAAGAGCGTCTCCCCGAAAAGTTCCCGGAGGCGACCGTCGAGACGGAGTACGGCGTCCGGCTGTCTTTCCCGGACGCGTCCTGGCTGCTCGTTCGGCCCAGCGGGACGGAGCCGTACATACGGCTCTACGCCGAGAGCGACGACGTCGACGAGTTGATGGCCGACGCTATCGCGACGGTCGAGGAGACGGTCTAG
- a CDS encoding Rrf2 family transcriptional regulator: MSSIELTPSQQNILQELVNLHRQSESAVKGEDIAEQVDRNPGTIRNQMQSLKALQLVEGVPGPKGGYKPTSNAYEALQVQNMDEAADVPLEHNGEAVPSANVEEIDLTSVHHPEECRAEIKLQGSISAFHEGDTMTVGPTPLSKLRIIGTIEGKDDTSNVLILTIDDMKAPVGEVEK, translated from the coding sequence ATGTCATCAATCGAACTCACACCGAGTCAGCAGAACATCCTCCAGGAGCTGGTGAACCTCCACCGCCAGTCCGAGTCCGCCGTCAAGGGTGAGGACATCGCCGAACAGGTCGACCGGAACCCCGGCACCATCCGCAACCAGATGCAGAGCCTGAAGGCTCTCCAGCTGGTCGAGGGCGTACCCGGCCCCAAAGGTGGCTACAAGCCGACCTCGAACGCCTACGAGGCCCTCCAGGTCCAGAACATGGACGAGGCCGCCGACGTCCCCCTCGAACACAACGGGGAGGCCGTGCCCAGCGCGAACGTCGAAGAGATCGACCTGACGAGCGTCCACCACCCCGAGGAGTGCCGCGCCGAGATCAAGCTCCAGGGCTCCATCTCGGCGTTCCACGAGGGGGACACGATGACCGTCGGCCCGACGCCGCTCTCGAAGCTCCGCATCATCGGCACCATCGAGGGGAAAGACGACACGAGCAACGTCCTCATCCTCACCATCGACGACATGAAGGCGCCCGTCGGCGAAGTCGAGAAGTAA